The Pecten maximus chromosome 17, xPecMax1.1, whole genome shotgun sequence DNA segment TGAATTATAATGACAGGTAATAGATAATATAACTTCATTCTGATACAATGCCAATATACGTATGTTCAAATAACTGAGTTCACATGGAGTCTATAGACAACAACCAATAAAAAAGTCACATAGGTCACAGATAAGATCGATTCACTTACGGTTGAAATTAGCATCGTTCATCAAGAATGATTCCGTCAggattgtgttatattgtaatcttCTTTTTTTCCCGTTTTTAAGTAACACAAACAGTTTTCCGTCAGTGCTCCAGGATCGCTCAACACATCGGAGTTCAAAAGCCTCCTTAAGTCTCTGTTGATTCGTCCTGGTTAAATCTTCCACAATGTAACATcgtgatcccttcagtactttcctCTGTTTGATAATCTCAAACTTAGTCCTGCGGTGGGTAAACTTACAGATAATATTTCGGGGTTTGTCCCGCTGAAACATCCCAAGTCTATGTGCAATGTCAATATCAGCGTTATCTATTGTGACTTTCAGTTTTTCTTTAGCAAATTTGACTATCTTCTCCACGCACTCCTCCACAGTCTCATTCTTGTTGGAATCCTCCAGACCTATCTATACACTTTTCAAAACCTTTGTGATTTCAAATGTATTTTAGTTCATTGGTTGATTTTCTTTAATGTTCAAAACGTTAGGATCATTTAATGAATATAATGAATTAAGGAGGTGCTGGGTTTATAGTTTGAATCGCGGAAAGCCAAAGTGCATAGACAAAATCCAACCATCTATGGTCATTACATAACTGCACATGGGTTTTGAATTTGTAAGCCACAGATGAAGGGAAAAGAGATCTAGATGAGGTCTCAAGACATCTTAACCAATCGACTGTCTTAGTCACTTAAttatcaaatgtatatatatatcaattgttCAATAGGTGTTTGATAAATAGATCTGATTGACGGTGTTATATGTAAAATCTAAGGAAAAAAATCTTcacaaatatgttttgtttgaaataataaataattgtcTTCACAGTTTAATATTTATGGATACAAGCATGTTTTcattgaaaatgttttcttcATGAGCATGAATGGGTTTTCTTCCAACGAAaggttttcataaaatgataCAACATCCAAATGTGCAGTTGCTTTAGTGACATCAAGGGTCAGAATACTAGCCCATCTAATGATTTCACTCTTGAAAGGGCAACATAAGCCTGTCCTTTTGCAAACAGCGTTCTTCCTAATACAAGAACAATTTGTTGACATGTAATTCCCTGAACTTTATGCACAGTGCAGGCCCATGCTGGTATCAAAGGAAATTGGGTTCTAAATACTGAACGTCCTCTATAGTAGAATTCCTGTGAGGTTTGTTGGATTTCTACAGCATGATGCTCGTAATTAAAAAATATCCTTCCAAGCGTTTCGTCATCAAAACGAACAAACATACGTATTACTTCTCCTTGTTCGTCATTTTCTATCAAATGCACAACACCTAATGCACCATTTATCAATCCATGATCTGTAGCAATATTTCTTATTAACATAACTCGTGAGCAAACAGAAATGGTTAGAACTTTTGGCAAACCCCCAGCGTCTCTGTCATTCTCTGGTATAAAATCAAGAATTTCAGAATCCTGATGATGTAAAATGATGAGATGCCAAGATAGTAGCCGTATGTTCAACTTCACTGTTTAATGTCTGTTGTCTTATACAGTTGTGAGCTGCAACTTCTTTAAGAGTTGGATATACACGCAATACTCCTGTAAATCTTGCATCATTTTCTAGAATCAGTCTAGATGATAATGTATCAATATCTTCCTGAGTAACAATACCAACTCGTATACGGTTTAAAAGATTGCTGTATGTATCTTGTCCTTTTTGTCTCATGTTAGTTTGCAATATATAACTATCTAATAAATCCCATAACAATGTATTGGTAAATGCAAACTGTCCACGTATGGGTTTAAGTTGAAAGAAATCTATCAAAATAGCATTTATACCACCAAAGTAATCATCATTCTCTTTCAGAGCACAAAGTCTTCTATGAATAAAACTCAACATATTACTGGACACCATTGAAATTCCATCTATAACAATAGTATGTACGACTCTATAGTATCCTCTCATTTGTTGCAAACTATTATTAGATAATTTCTTATAAGCTGGTTCTGACCCATGCTGTACAGGTAGTTTCAAAGCACTGTGAAGAGTTTTGCCATTTATATTTTTCGCACTCATACCTGTAGGCCCACACACAAGAACTGGATCTGCTCCTGCAAATGGCGCCGTGAATAAACGCATCCACTCAACCGTTTTGATGAgatatgatttacctgtacctgCTCCTCCTGATATGAAAAGACGCAATTTATTTCGAAATGTCtttttatgaatgaaaacaCATTTTGCTGATCATCTGTTAAACATGATATTCTGTTCGTAAGTTCATCACTTGTAAGTGCACCCACAAGTAATGAATGGATATGTACACTTCCTTCTTTATTTGCATCACTTGCACTCTGATTATGACCATAATCAATGTTCTGTAAATGCTCAGCAGTAATATGTGCATGTTCTTCTGATATGCAACTGTCCAGTCCTTCTGATGGTAGGCTTTCATCAGTGTTTGGTGCAACAATAACACCTACTTCGTCTGAAGTTACTCTCATCAGTTGCACAATACGGTCAATGTCATGTAAATATGATTCATATTGAATATCGGAGACATTGAATGAGTTATATTTTTCAGTAAAAGCTTATTTTGCATCATTAAATGGAGACACTAAAGACGTCTCATtcctttggtttggtttattttgtttaacgtcctatcaacatctaaggtcgtttaaggacggtctcccgtgcgtgcgacatgtatgagtgtggtgagtgcgtatgtgtgttttgggaggctgcggtatgttcgtgttaagtctccttgtgataggccggaacttttgccgatttaaagtgctatctcactgaagcatactgccgaagacacccagcagcacaccccagccggtcacattatactgacaacgggcgaaccagtcgtcccactcctaatatgctgagcgctaagcaggagcagcgactaccatttttaaagactctggtatgtctcggctaggggacagaacccaaagccttcctcacaggggcgaacgctcaactaaaggccaaaagtgaggcattgtcaagggagacattaggaagaagaaagttagtaagaaagagaaaagataagatcccaaagggcctgtatccagtaatgttaattctccataggagcctgcctccgtataatttcttatctacctcaactacagttttttttccgaagattatttttacacctttccgacacccagatttcataatgtcagtgaaaatgtatttttataaagttgtcattttgagcatcaaagacataaggtcgtaaataaaagaaggttatctcgaaattgtaatttgcaacatagtataaatttcttgtgataaatatttccaaaacatcgtgtttattcataaaacataaaacaaaaattttctcggatgaaaatgtacttgcagagacacaattatgaagaaaaatgccatgaaattgcaattttcttccgttatatagttttggatgca contains these protein-coding regions:
- the LOC117315171 gene encoding uncharacterized protein LOC117315171, whose product is MAAKDQEVRRYRKITNRDGGQIGLEDSNKNETVEECVEKIVKFAKEKLKVTIDNADIDIAHRLGMFQRDKPRNIICKFTHRRTKFEIIKQRKVLKGSRCYIVEDLTRTNQQRLKEAFELRCVERSWSTDGKLFVLLKNGKKRRLQYNTILTESFLMNDANFNRK